A genome region from Camarhynchus parvulus chromosome 15, STF_HiC, whole genome shotgun sequence includes the following:
- the RSRC2 gene encoding LOW QUALITY PROTEIN: arginine/serine-rich coiled-coil protein 2 (The sequence of the model RefSeq protein was modified relative to this genomic sequence to represent the inferred CDS: inserted 1 base in 1 codon; substituted 1 base at 1 genomic stop codon), producing the protein MAPAAPSAAXAMMGSGRGGRAAPSASIPVSRSFWFVPRGLGRGEDSLGLSPGGSTALGRSAVVVPAFLVGAVGRSFSLREETWCLGHAKFSFFSFSSLFLFVFGHRLFCIQLIRSYPAFYGMXGSDTERDGVVPEKSSPEREKKKEQSDASSSPRTSKHHYSRSRSRSRERRRKSDTEGRKHRSRSRSKEARRHESKEKSSKKHKSEDHNDKEHSSDKGRDSLNSSENGEERHKRKERKSSRGRSHSRSRSRERRHRSRSRDRKKSRSRSRERKRRIRSRSRSRSRHRHRSRSKSRTRSRSRERKKRIEKPRRFSRSHSRSPSPPLFRGRNTAMDAQEALARRLERAKKLQEQREKEMVEKQKQQEMAAAAAATGGSVINVAALLASGTQVTPQIAMAAQMAALQAKALAETGIAVPSYYNPAAVNPMKFAEQEKKRKMLWQGKKEGDKSQSAEIWEKLNFGNKDQNVKFRKLMGIKSEDEAGCSSVDEESYKTLKQQEEVFRNLDAQYEMARSQTHTQRGMGLGFTSSMRGMDAV; encoded by the exons ATGGCGCCCGCCGCGCCTTCGGCTG GCGCCATGATGGGCTCGGGGAGGGGCGGCCGCGCTGCTCCCAGCGCTTCCATCCCCGTCTCCAGAAGTTTCTGGTTCGTTCCTCGGGgcctggggagaggagaagacTCCCTGGGACTGAGCCCTGGTGGATCCACGGCTTTGGGGAGAAGTGCTGTGGTTGTACCGGCGTTTCTCGTGGGGGCTGTGGGGCGAAGCTTCTCTCTGAGGGAAGAGACCTGGTGTCTGGGCCATGCTAAATTTtcgtttttctccttttcttctctctttctctttgtgtTTGGTCACAGGCTTTTTTGCATTCAATTAATTCGCTCCTATCCTGCTTTTTACG GTATGTAGGGTAGTGATACAGAACGAGATGGAGTAGTCCCAGAAAAATCCTCtccagaaagagagaagaaaaaggaacaatCAGATGCCTCCAGTTCTCCCAGAACATCAAAGCATCACTACTCGAGATCGCGCTCACGCTCCAGGGAGAGGAGACGGAAGTCAG atactgaaggaagaaaacacagaagccGGAGCAGAAGCAAAGAG GCAAGAAGACATGAATCCAAAGAGAAGTCCTCCAAGAAGCACAAATCTGAAGATCACAATGACAAAGAGCATTCTTCTGACAAGGGAAGAGATAGCCTAAATTCATCTGAAAATGGTGAGGAGAGGCATAAACGCAAAGAGAGAAAGTCATCCAGAGGGAGGAGTCATTCCAGATCCAGGTCTCGGGAAAG ACGCCATCGGAGCAGAAGCCGTGATAGGAAAAAATCCCGATCCcgcagcagagagagaaagcgACGGATCAGATCCCGCTCTAGATCAAGATCTAGACACAGACACAGGAGCAGAAGTAAAAGCAGAACTAGGAGCAGAAGCAG AGAGCGAAAGAAGAGAATTGAAAAGCCCCGAAGGTTCAGCAGGAGCCACAGCCGGAGTCCGAGCCCGCCGCTGTTCCGGGGACGAAACACAGCTATGGATGCACAGGAGGCCTTAGCCAGAAG GCTggaaagagcaaagaaattgcaagaacagagagagaaggaaatggttgaaaaacagaagcaacAGGAAATGGCTGCAG CGGCCGCAGCCACGGGAGGCTCCGTCATCAACGTGGCCGCTCTGCTGGCCTCGGGGACACAGGTGACCCCTCAGATCGCCATGGCAGCTCAGATGGCAGCACTCCAGGCCAAGGCACTGGCAGAGACTGGCATAGCTGTGCCCAGCTATTACAACCCAGCAGCAGTGAACCCCATGAAATTTGCTGAGCAAGAGAAAAAGCGGAAGATGCTTTGGCAAGGCAAAAAGGAAGGG GACAAATCACAGTCTGCAGAAATATGGGAAAAACTAAATTTTGGAAACAAGGACCAAAATGTTAAATTCAGAAAACTGATGGGCATTAAG AGCGAGGATgaagctggctgcagctccgTGGATGAGGAGAGTTACAAAAccctgaagcagcaggaggaggtgtTCAGAAATCTGGATGCACAGTATGAAATGGCCAGATCACAGACTCACACACAAAGAGGAATGGGATTGGGGTTCACATCTTCCATGCGAGGAATGGATGCAgtttga